One bacterium genomic window, GCTCCGCCAACTCCTGCGAGACCGCGATCCAGCGCCCGCCGAACGTCCGCGTCAGCGCGCCGTCGATCAGCGCCGCCGCGCCGCGCCCCGAGCGCTCGACCGAGGGCGGCATGCCGTGGGCGGTCCGCACGTGCGCGATCGGCCTTCCGGCGACCGCCCACGCCGCCAACAGGTGCTCCTTGTAGCGGTGGCTGTGGACGACGTCGGCGTTCCACTCCCCCGCCGCGCGGCGCACGGCGCGCGCGAGGGAGACCAAGCCGCGCCCCCGCTCCGGCTCGACTTGGACCGGCACGTCGGCCTCGCGCAGCTCCCGCGCCAGTTGTCCCTCGTTCAGCACGATCGCCCGCGGCTCGATCCCCCGTCGGCTCCGCAGCTCGCGCAGCAGGGCGCAGGTCGCCGTCTCGGCGCCGGCCCACAGATCCCCCGAGATGATGTGCAGGCAACGCATCCGGCCCCGCCGCTCCCTCGCCGCGCCGGCGGCGCCCGCGACATCGAAGCGCCCGCCGCTCCCGGCGCGTACACATATCATAGTTCGGTCAAGCCGAGTTCCCGGCCGCGGGATCGGCGCCGAGGGGAGCGCTTCCGGGATGAGACTCGATTTCGTCGTGCCCACGTTGAACGCCGAGCGCGACTTGGCGGCGTGCCTGCAGTCGATCCGGCGGGCGATGCGGCCGGGCGACGGCTTGGTCGTCGTGGACAACGGCTCGGCCGACCGCACGGTCGAGATCGGGCGCGCCCTCGGCGCGCCGGTCGTCGCCGCGCCCGGCGAGACGATCGGCGCGCTGCGCAACATCGGGGCCCGCGAAACCGGCGGCGAAGCGCTGGCCTTCGTCGACGCCGACTGCGTCCTCGACGCCGGCTGGCGCGACGCCGTCGAGCGCGCGCTCGACGATCCGCGCGTCGCCGCCACCGGCGCCAAGTACCTCGTTCCGGACGGTGCGCGTTGGATCGAGAGCGCCTGGTTCTCGCAGCGCCGCCGCCGCGCGGGCCCGGCCTCGTACATCAACTCCGGCAACCTCGTCGTGCGCCGGCAGGCGTTCTCCGCGGTGGGCGGATTCGCCGAGGACCTCTGGACCGGCGAGGACGCGGAGCTCGGCCTTCGTCTTGCGCAGGCCGGCTTCCTCGTGTTCGAAGATCCGCGGATCGCCGCCGTCCATCTCGGGAATCCCAAGACGCTGCGCGCCTTCTACCGCAAGCAGCGCTGGCACGCCGCGGGGATGCTCGGCACGTTCCGCCGCTCGTGGTGGGACAAGCCGCTGGTGATGACCTGCCTCTTCGGCGCGAGTCTCTGCGCCGGCGCCGCGCTGCTTCCGCTGACGGCGCGCGGCGCGGCGTGGGGCGTCGCCGCCGCGGCGTTGGTCTGTTGGGCGCCGGCGGCCTGCGCGCTCTACCGCGCCGCGGAGTGTCGGGACGGCCGGCGGGCGCCCGCGCTCTTCGTGCTCTACGCCGTCTATCTCGCGGCGCGGCTGAGCGCGCTGGCCG contains:
- a CDS encoding glycosyltransferase, which translates into the protein MRLDFVVPTLNAERDLAACLQSIRRAMRPGDGLVVVDNGSADRTVEIGRALGAPVVAAPGETIGALRNIGARETGGEALAFVDADCVLDAGWRDAVERALDDPRVAATGAKYLVPDGARWIESAWFSQRRRRAGPASYINSGNLVVRRQAFSAVGGFAEDLWTGEDAELGLRLAQAGFLVFEDPRIAAVHLGNPKTLRAFYRKQRWHAAGMLGTFRRSWWDKPLVMTCLFGASLCAGAALLPLTARGAAWGVAAAALVCWAPAACALYRAAECRDGRRAPALFVLYAVYLAARLSALAGAVLAPARRPRRG